A region from the Salmo trutta chromosome 40, fSalTru1.1, whole genome shotgun sequence genome encodes:
- the LOC115180517 gene encoding nuclear factor 7, brain, with protein sequence MATRFSLPEEDLCCPVCCDIFRDPVVLKCSHSFCAACLQQYWSGKGSVRDCPLCRREFVDEPVASLTLKNLCDSYIQESGALGPTGELCEPGELCSLHGERLKLFCLQDKEPICVVCHTSRKHKNHECCPVGEAIGDMKEEMKSVLTCLQEKTEAFDKMKQNYENTVTHIQVQARFVAKRIHEEFETLHHFLQAEEAARLAALKEEEESKSEMLRQSMREMDRTLASLSDTIRAVEEEMALEDTFFLQKCKQTVRSAQCSTLQDPEMVSGALIDVAKYLGSLQYKVWEKMQGIVKYTPVTLDPNTAAPWLLLSDDLTSVRDSDDKQKLPDNPERFDPDTGVLGFEGFSSGKHVWDVEVGENSAWVLGVAKESIQRKDKVSSVLKNGYLSVYFYHKMYFAGTSPLTRLNLKKSPRRIRVQLDWEKGRVCFSDPADNTQIYTFKHTFSERVFPYFWVGCKQCPLRIEPLEVSVKAVDHT encoded by the exons ATGGCCACCCGATTCTCTCTCCCAGAGGAGGACCTCTGTTGCCCTGTGTGCTGTGACATCTTCAGAGACCCTGTGGTCCTCAAGTGCAGCCACAGTTTCTGTGCGGCCTGCCTACAGCAGTACTGGTCTGGGAAGGGCTCGGTCCGGGACTGTCCTCTCTGTAGAAGGGAGTTTGTGGACGAGCCGGTGGCCAGCCTCACCCTGAAGAACCTGTGTGACTCCTACATCCAAGAGAGCGGAGCGCTTGGGCCTACAGGGGAGCTGTGTGAACCGGGTGAGCTGTGCTCCCTGCACGGGGAGAGGCTGAAGCTGTTCTGTCTGCAGGACAAGGAGCCCATCTGTGTGGTCTGTCACACCTCCAGGAAGCATAAAAACCATGAGTGCTGCCCGGTGGGGGAGGCTATAGGCGACATGAAG GAGGAGATGAAGTCTGTGCTTACTTGTTTGCAAGAGAAGACGGAGGCTTTTGACAAAATGAAGCAAAACTATGAAAATACAGTGACACACATTCAG GTCCAGGCCCGGTTTGTGGCAAAGAGGATTCATGAGGAGTTTGAGACACTCCACCATTTCCTCCAAGCTGAAGAGGCTGCTAGGCTTGCAGctctgaaagaggaggaggagagtaagaGTGAGATGTTGAGGCAGAGTATGAGGGAGATGGACAGAACCCTGGCCTCCCTCTCGGACACAATCAGAGCCGTGGAGGAGGAGATGGCTTTGGAGGATACTTTTTTTCTCCAGAAATGCAAGCAGACAGTGAGAAG TGCTCAGTGCAGCACACTGCAGGACCCAGAAATGGTCTCTGGAGCACTCATCGATGTGGCTAAGTACCTGGGCTCACTTCAATACAAAGTGTGGGAGAAGAtgcaagggattgttaaataca CGCCAGTGACTCTGGACCCCAACACGGCTGCCCCCTGGCTCCTGCTGTCTGACGACCTCACCAGTGTGAGGGACAGCGACGACAAACAGAAGCTTCCAGACAACCCCGAGAGGTTTGACCCTGACACAGGCGTACTGGGCTTTGAGGGCTTCAGCTCAGGAAAGCATGTCTGGGACGTGGAGGTTGGCGAGAACAGCGCCTGGGTCCTTGGCGTAGCCAAAGAGTCCATCCAGAGGAAAGACAAGGTCTCCTCCGTGCTGAAGAATGGATACCTGTCCGTGTACTTTTACCACAAGATGTACTTTGCAGGGACCTCACCCCTGACGCGACTCAATCTGAAGAAGAGCCCTCGGAGGATCAGAGTGCAGCTAGACTGGGAGAAGGGGAGAGTGTGCTTCTCTGACCCAGCTGATAACACGCAGATCTACACTTTCAAACACACCTTTTCTGAGAGGGTCTTCCCCTATTTCTGGGTTGGCTGTAAGCAGTGTCCTCTGAGGATTGAGCCATTAGAGGTCTCAGTGAAAGCTGTAGATCACACCTGA
- the LOC115180600 gene encoding zinc-binding protein A33 — MDASLSLLEEHLSCPVCCDIFSNPVVLKCSHSFCEECLQKCWKDMEIVLCPVCRKECSSEEPSQSLALKSLCESFQRGNEKEKGSQDICHLHGETLKLFCLNDKQPICVVCHTSKKHKGHDCCPIEEAVTELKSEIKAPLQNKLKKMTSAKLDNENWAEHLMVQAQLGEEQIRGVFKKFYQFIEEEEAARIAALKKEQQLKYKVMRERTETLTKKISMLSETIGFIKMDMETDDITFLQNYEAILIRANCTPPDTSANTEMGPGAFIDMAKHVGCLTFKVWESLIKIVDYNPVTMDPNTVSTKLLLTDDLTTVTCCEEKQNLPDNPERFHVGVLGSESFNKGKHFWDVEVGDSDNWSLGVAKESILRKKLVKLDPQSGLWTIRYISGKYKAGVKSSTEIKVDERPRVIRVCLDCDNGVVTFCDPINSTTLYTFKDTCTEKLFPYFSIGSLKSPLRLCKRPLTKVTVN, encoded by the exons ATGGACGCCAGCTTGTCCCTCCTGGAGGAACACCTCTCTTGTCCCGTGTGTTGTGACATATTCAGCAACCCAGTGGTGCTCAAATGCAGCCACAGCTTCTGTGAGGAGTGTCTACAGAAATGCTGGAAGGACATGGAGATTGTCCTGTGTCCTGTATGCAGGAAAGAGTGTTCTTCTGAGGAACCGAGCCAAAGTTTGGCCTTGAAGAGTCTCTGTGAATCATTCCAGAGAGGGAATGAAAAGGAGAAAGGATCTCAGGATATCTGCCACCTGCACGGAGAGACACTCAAACTCTTCTGTTTGAATGACAAGCAACCCATCTGTGTTGTCTGTCACACATCAAAGAAACATAAAGGCCATGACTGCTGTCCCATTGAGGAGGCTGTGACTGAACTGAAG AGTGAAATCAAGGCTCCTTTGCAGAACAAATTGAAAAAAATGACCTCAGCCAAACTGGACAATGAAAACTGGGCGGAACACTTAATG GTCCAGGCCCAACTTGGAGAGGAGCAGATAAGGGGGGTGTTTAAGAAATTCTACCAGTTCATAGAAGAAGAAGAGGCTGCCAGGATCGCTGCTCTGAAAAAGGAACAACAGCTGAAATATAAAGTGatgagagaaagaacagagacatTGACCAAGAAGATCTCAATGCTTTCTGAGACTATTGGATTTATCAAAATGGACATGGAGACTGATGATATCACATTCCTGCAG aACTACGAGGCCATACTTATCAG AGCCAATTGTACACCTCCAGACACTTCTGCAAATACTGAGATGGGGCCAGGAGCATTCATTGACATGGCCAAGCATGTTGGATGTCTGACGTTCAAAGTCTGGGAAAGTCTGATTAAGATTGTTGACTACA ATCCTGTAACCATGGATCCAAACACAGTGTCCACAAAGCTCCTCCTCACTGATGACCTCACCACTGTGACGTGCTGTGAGGAAAAGCAGAATCTCCCAGACAATCCTGAGAGGTTTCATGTAGGAGTGTTGGGGTCTGAGAGCTTCAATAAAGGCAAACATTTCTGGGACGTGGAGGTAGGAGACAGCGATAACTGGTCTCTGGGAGTAGCCAAAGAGTCCATTCTGCGGAAGAAGCTAGTAAAACTGGATCCTCAGAGTGGATTGTGGACCATCAGATATATTAGTGGGAAATACAAAGCAGGTGTGAAATCAAGCACAGAGATCAAGGTAGATGAACGCCCACGAGTGATCCGAGTATGTCTGGACTGTGACAATGGGGTGGTGACATTCTGCGACCCCATTAACAGCACTACTCTGTACACCTTCAAAGACACATGTACTGAAAAGCTGTTCCCATACTTTAGTATAGGCAGTCTTAAAAGCCCACTGCGCCTTTGTAAGAGACCCCTCACTAAGGTAACTGTGAACTGA